A part of Streptomyces sp. NBC_01451 genomic DNA contains:
- a CDS encoding jacalin-like lectin, producing MRRLIGTLVAGALALAGLATAGSAPAAAAAASGSFNVLTYNVAGLPDLLSSGNPEVNTPLISPRLGAYDIVNVQEDFNYHAALYANDNHAYRTATSGGVPFGDGLNTLSDYAFQDFERVKWNNCTGTNCLTPKGFSLARVRISEGVYVDLYNVHTNADDTDEAHAARRANVSQLSAFIRANSAGNAVIVMGDTNTRYTRSGDNIRTLASENGLTDAWVQLVKGGTPPVQGSDALVCPTTAPTNSCEVVDKVLYRGSRLVNLSATRYHNEWASFLDSKGGNLSDHFPHTVDFSWTLPSKLRASDFLGGAHGTAFTDADDLPATPSPRTLTLRGSSRLDAVSLTLDGGTALTHGGTGGTASSLTLASGEHLTSVKLTQGQKDGRTRVFSAAFTTDRARTLTSGTATTDAATFTAPSGWQIVGFTGRSGTEIDKLGVVYAPIV from the coding sequence ATGAGAAGACTCATCGGCACCCTCGTCGCCGGCGCCCTGGCGCTGGCCGGGCTCGCCACGGCCGGCTCGGCCCCGGCCGCCGCCGCTGCCGCCTCGGGCTCCTTCAACGTCCTCACGTACAACGTCGCGGGCCTCCCGGACCTCCTGAGCTCGGGCAACCCCGAGGTGAACACCCCGCTGATATCGCCGCGGCTGGGCGCGTACGACATCGTCAACGTGCAGGAGGACTTCAACTACCACGCGGCGCTGTACGCGAACGACAACCACGCGTACCGCACGGCGACGAGTGGCGGAGTGCCCTTCGGTGACGGGCTCAACACCCTCTCGGACTACGCGTTCCAGGACTTCGAGCGGGTGAAGTGGAACAACTGCACCGGCACCAACTGCCTCACCCCGAAGGGCTTCTCGCTGGCCCGGGTGCGGATCTCCGAGGGCGTCTACGTGGACCTGTACAACGTCCACACCAACGCCGACGACACCGACGAGGCGCACGCCGCCCGCCGGGCCAACGTCTCGCAGCTCTCCGCGTTCATCCGGGCCAACTCCGCGGGCAACGCGGTGATCGTCATGGGTGACACCAACACGCGGTACACGCGCTCGGGCGACAACATCCGCACGCTCGCGTCCGAGAACGGCCTGACGGACGCGTGGGTCCAGCTGGTCAAGGGCGGTACGCCGCCGGTGCAGGGCAGTGACGCGCTGGTCTGCCCGACGACCGCGCCGACGAACAGCTGCGAGGTCGTCGACAAGGTCCTCTACCGCGGCAGCAGGCTCGTGAACCTCTCCGCGACCCGCTACCACAACGAGTGGGCTTCCTTCCTGGACTCCAAGGGCGGCAACCTCTCCGACCACTTCCCGCACACGGTCGACTTCTCCTGGACGCTGCCCTCGAAGCTGCGCGCGAGCGACTTCCTCGGCGGCGCGCACGGCACGGCGTTCACCGACGCCGACGACCTCCCGGCGACGCCCTCGCCCCGCACGCTCACCCTGCGCGGCAGCTCCCGCCTGGACGCGGTGTCCCTGACACTCGACGGCGGCACGGCCCTGACCCACGGCGGCACGGGCGGCACCGCTTCCTCCCTCACCCTGGCGTCCGGCGAGCACCTCACCTCGGTGAAGCTGACACAGGGTCAGAAGGACGGCCGGACAAGGGTCTTCTCGGCGGCGTTCACGACGGACAGAGCCCGCACATTGACCTCCGGCACGGCCACCACGGACGCGGCGACGTTCACGGCACCGTCGGGGTGGCAGATCGTGGGCTTCACGGGCCGCTCGGGCACCGAGATCGACAAGCTGGGCGTGGTGTACGCACCGATCGTCTGA
- a CDS encoding alpha/beta hydrolase, which yields MCDHYDVRGSGPVLLIVPGGAGHPMGLENPTTLLSEHFTVVTYDPLGLAHGRLGEPVEEQRVEWWSDGAARVLDAVLPEDESAYVFGTSAGAVAALDLASRHPGRLRHVVAHEPPVVTVLPDAERQRAMFTEVRDTYRARGVEAASARMTAGLEERALPQRDLDKESGATDQPPSPSDESATPMAISLTRVLVPFTSYTPDLTALSASSPRLTVAMGIDSAGQLLHRTATVLARRTGSAARQFPGGHLGLLTHPVEFAARLRETLVPVG from the coding sequence ATGTGTGATCACTACGACGTGCGCGGTTCCGGCCCCGTCCTCCTCATCGTCCCCGGCGGCGCCGGACACCCCATGGGCCTGGAGAACCCCACCACCCTTCTCTCCGAACACTTCACGGTCGTGACCTACGACCCCCTCGGCCTCGCCCACGGCCGGCTCGGCGAGCCCGTCGAGGAACAGCGCGTCGAGTGGTGGAGCGACGGCGCCGCCCGCGTGCTGGACGCGGTGCTCCCCGAGGACGAGTCCGCGTACGTCTTCGGCACCAGCGCGGGGGCCGTCGCCGCCCTCGACCTGGCGTCCCGGCACCCGGGCCGGCTGCGGCACGTGGTCGCGCACGAACCGCCGGTCGTCACCGTCCTGCCGGACGCCGAGCGGCAGCGGGCGATGTTCACCGAGGTGCGCGACACCTACCGCGCCCGGGGCGTGGAGGCCGCGTCGGCTCGGATGACGGCCGGGCTGGAGGAACGGGCCCTCCCCCAGCGGGACCTCGACAAGGAGTCGGGCGCGACAGACCAACCCCCCTCCCCCAGCGACGAGTCGGCGACTCCCATGGCCATCTCCCTCACCCGCGTGCTGGTCCCGTTCACCTCCTACACCCCGGACCTCACCGCCCTCTCCGCCTCCTCTCCCCGGCTCACCGTCGCCATGGGCATCGACTCCGCCGGGCAGCTCCTGCACCGCACCGCCACGGTCCTCGCCCGACGGACAGGAAGCGCCGCGCGCCAGTTCCCGGGAGGGCATCTCGGTCTGCTCACGCACCCGGTGGAGTTCGCGGCCCGGCTCCGGGAGACGTTGGTTCCGGTCGGCTGA
- a CDS encoding isocitrate lyase/PEP mutase family protein, with protein MSAFAALHHRDEPLLLPNAWDHASAVLLAEQGFAAIGTTSLGVAAAVGLPDGTGATRDHTLQLALNLGTEDFLLSVDAEGGFSEDPVQVGEFARELSVVGAVGINLEDGLGPAAPHAEKIAAVKAAAPGLFVNARTDTHWLGDRRSPTLARDTMARLDAYQQAGADGVFVPGLTDPDRIAALVKSLDVPLNILYSPTGPTVARLGDLGVRRVSLGSLLYRRALGAAVEALGDIRAGRAPRGGAPSYDEVVALGHQHHGARITTPNPTPAPVPTATPAPTGISRPEPTSPGAGPRTPPGA; from the coding sequence ATGTCCGCCTTCGCCGCCCTCCACCACCGCGACGAGCCCCTTCTGCTCCCCAACGCCTGGGACCACGCCTCGGCCGTGCTCCTCGCCGAGCAGGGCTTCGCGGCGATCGGCACCACGAGCCTCGGCGTCGCAGCGGCCGTCGGACTGCCCGACGGTACGGGGGCCACCCGCGACCACACTCTCCAACTCGCCCTGAACCTCGGTACGGAGGACTTCCTGCTGTCCGTCGACGCCGAGGGCGGATTCAGCGAAGACCCCGTCCAGGTGGGGGAGTTCGCGCGGGAACTGTCCGTCGTCGGCGCCGTCGGCATCAACCTTGAGGACGGCCTCGGACCGGCAGCCCCGCACGCCGAGAAGATCGCCGCCGTCAAGGCCGCCGCCCCCGGACTCTTCGTCAACGCCCGGACGGACACGCACTGGCTCGGCGACCGCCGGTCCCCCACCCTGGCCCGGGACACCATGGCCCGCCTCGACGCCTACCAACAGGCGGGCGCCGACGGGGTGTTCGTGCCCGGCCTGACCGACCCGGACCGGATCGCCGCCCTGGTGAAGAGCCTCGACGTCCCGCTCAACATCCTCTACTCACCCACCGGCCCCACGGTCGCCCGACTCGGCGACCTCGGTGTACGCCGTGTCAGCCTCGGCTCGCTCCTCTACCGGCGGGCACTCGGCGCGGCCGTGGAGGCGCTCGGCGACATCCGGGCGGGGCGGGCACCCCGGGGCGGGGCACCCTCGTACGACGAAGTGGTGGCACTCGGTCACCAGCACCACGGCGCCAGGATCACCACCCCGAACCCGACCCCGGCTCCGGTCCCGACCGCGACCCCGGCCCCGACCGGAATCAGCCGACCGGAACCAACGTCTCCCGGAGCCGGGCCGCGAACTCCACCGGGTGCGTGA
- a CDS encoding LysE family translocator produces MVDTSLYAAFLAAAFALCVAPGPDMMFIVAMGGRGGPITGVLAALGVAAGALVHAVSAALGLSALFTTLPVLYHVLRWLGAAYLLYLAVKAFRDRSPLTAEEDVTAASASGPSGPGRRRAFWQGAVTNLLNPKMILFNVAFLPQFVNPALGHVSWQLLLLGLTLVLMGLSVDTTIGLLSGRLSSALRGSRRVARGLDIFSGTVFTGLAVRLVAAPK; encoded by the coding sequence ATGGTGGACACCTCTCTGTACGCGGCCTTCCTGGCCGCCGCCTTCGCCCTGTGCGTCGCTCCCGGGCCCGACATGATGTTCATCGTGGCCATGGGCGGACGTGGCGGCCCGATCACCGGCGTGCTGGCCGCGCTGGGGGTGGCGGCCGGTGCCCTGGTGCACGCGGTGTCGGCGGCGCTCGGCCTGTCGGCGCTCTTCACGACCCTGCCGGTGCTGTACCACGTACTGCGCTGGCTGGGCGCGGCCTATCTCCTGTACCTCGCGGTGAAGGCGTTCCGCGACCGCTCGCCGCTGACGGCCGAGGAGGACGTGACAGCGGCATCGGCATCGGGACCGTCCGGTCCGGGGCGGCGGCGCGCCTTCTGGCAGGGTGCCGTCACCAATCTCCTCAACCCCAAGATGATCCTGTTCAACGTGGCGTTCCTGCCGCAGTTCGTGAACCCGGCGCTGGGGCACGTGAGTTGGCAGCTACTGCTGCTGGGGCTGACGCTCGTCCTGATGGGCCTCAGCGTCGATACCACCATCGGCCTGCTCTCCGGCCGCCTCTCGTCGGCGCTGCGCGGCAGCCGCCGGGTCGCCCGCGGCCTCGACATCTTCAGCGGCACGGTCTTCACGGGCCTCGCCGTACGGCTGGTCGCGGCGCCGAAGTAG
- a CDS encoding rhamnogalacturonan acetylesterase, whose protein sequence is MRRFNRAVLAAVTLSTATTLAAVPAAAHERPSHGPRALGIENCAATGCHFDVAPGTYDVRVVLGGDAAASTAVTGETRRALLPETATAAGEHVARSFTVNVRTPEGEPTGAEGTPGLDLVLGGSAPALADIRVTPAGRHTRQIFLIGDSTVCDQPGDPYTGWGQELPQYLRKGLSVANYADSGESTVTYLANSALFPTVQPLIRPGDLVLVQLAHNDKQTDEPTYRVNLETLVAGIRERGGKPVLVTPIVRRWFNSDGTLNNGTALLVNGLGVDHPAVIRAVAAAQDVPLIDLTAKTKALVESLGVEGSKALYLYNEKRDNTHTSVRGATAYAGLVRDELVAQRLVPRGGVR, encoded by the coding sequence ATGAGACGTTTCAACCGAGCCGTGCTGGCGGCCGTGACCCTGAGCACCGCGACCACCCTGGCCGCCGTACCCGCCGCCGCTCACGAACGGCCCTCGCACGGCCCGCGTGCCCTGGGCATCGAGAACTGCGCCGCCACCGGCTGCCACTTCGACGTCGCGCCGGGCACGTACGACGTACGGGTGGTGCTGGGCGGTGACGCCGCCGCCAGTACCGCCGTCACCGGCGAGACCCGGCGCGCGCTCCTCCCCGAGACCGCCACGGCGGCCGGCGAACACGTGGCCCGCAGCTTCACCGTCAACGTCCGCACACCCGAGGGCGAACCGACCGGCGCCGAGGGCACCCCAGGCCTCGACCTGGTGCTCGGCGGCTCGGCGCCGGCCCTGGCGGACATCCGGGTCACCCCCGCCGGCCGCCACACCCGGCAGATCTTCCTGATCGGCGACTCGACCGTCTGCGACCAGCCGGGCGACCCGTACACCGGCTGGGGCCAGGAACTCCCGCAGTACCTGCGCAAGGGTCTGTCCGTCGCCAACTACGCGGATTCCGGAGAGAGTACGGTCACCTACCTCGCCAACTCCGCGCTCTTCCCGACCGTCCAGCCGCTGATCCGCCCCGGCGACCTGGTCCTCGTCCAGCTCGCGCACAACGACAAGCAGACGGACGAGCCCACGTACCGCGTGAACCTGGAGACGCTCGTCGCGGGTATCCGCGAGCGAGGGGGGAAACCGGTACTGGTGACTCCGATCGTGCGCCGCTGGTTCAACTCCGACGGCACCCTGAACAACGGCACCGCCCTGCTGGTCAACGGCCTCGGCGTCGACCACCCGGCGGTGATCCGCGCGGTCGCGGCGGCACAGGACGTACCGCTGATCGACCTGACGGCGAAGACGAAGGCGCTGGTGGAGTCCCTCGGCGTCGAGGGCTCCAAGGCGCTGTACCTCTACAACGAGAAGCGCGACAACACGCACACGTCCGTCCGCGGGGCCACGGCGTACGCCGGGCTGGTGCGCGACGAACTGGTCGCGCAGCGGCTGGTTCCGCGGGGCGGGGTCCGATAG